CGAATGACACGCACCTTAGAACCGCGAAAGATTTTCCCTGAAGTGACCATGCATCCCGCAACCTTCCCGACTTTTGTAATCTTAAAAATCTGCAGTACTTCGGCCCGGCCATGAATCGTTTCTTCAATCATGGGCTCCAGCAGGCCTTCCAGCGCTGCATGAATCGCCGCAGTAGCCTCATAAATAATGTTGTAAATCTGAACGTCGACCTGTTTCTCCTTGGCAAGAGCTTCCGCCTCGTTGGTCAAAGTCGTTCCAAACCCGATTAGAAGCGCACCGCTTACATCGGCAAGAATCACGTCCGAATCATTGATCTGCCCAACACCCTTATGCAAAATGGTCATCCGGATTTGGTCATTGGATAAACGGGATAAGTCCGAGACCAAAGCCTCCAGAGAACCTTGCACATCGGCTTTCACCACCAATCGCAGTTCTTTGATGGAGCCCGCCTGAATCAGGTCATGCAGATCTTCCAAACGCACGCGCTGGAACTCAACCATGGACTTCTGCCGGGTCGAGGCCTTCCTGGACTCCACTACTTCGCGAAGCTTCTTTTCGTCTTCCACGGCATAGAAAACATCTCCCGCCTGAGGCACTCCGGACAAGCCCAGAATTGCCACAGGCTTGGCC
The genomic region above belongs to Candidatus Omnitrophota bacterium and contains:
- a CDS encoding translation initiation factor IF-2, with the protein product AKPVAILGLSGVPQAGDVFYAVEDEKKLREVVESRKASTRQKSMVEFQRVRLEDLHDLIQAGSIKELRLVVKADVQGSLEALVSDLSRLSNDQIRMTILHKGVGQINDSDVILADVSGALLIGFGTTLTNEAEALAKEKQVDVQIYNIIYEATAAIHAALEGLLEPMIEETIHGRAEVLQIFKITKVGKVAGCMVTSGKIFRGSKVRVIRNDEVIYTSKLRNLKRFKDEVKEVFEGTECGMSVEGFANLNAGDILEVFDTRKVARKLVS